A single region of the Cereibacter sphaeroides 2.4.1 genome encodes:
- a CDS encoding phage tail tube protein, translating to MTIAIGIDAKVEIGRGATPTWTELAYVTDITLPEFTRDKIEVTHQKSPSGKKEYIPGLGEFSDMTAAMHYVPGSATDDLLLELQDSGETVKVRVTLKGEDGPVVSTYSGFMQGYSRNIPVGDVMEAEATFSINALVVGP from the coding sequence ATGACTATTGCAATTGGAATTGATGCTAAGGTCGAAATCGGTCGCGGCGCTACTCCGACTTGGACCGAATTGGCTTACGTTACGGATATCACGTTGCCTGAATTTACGCGCGATAAAATCGAAGTAACTCATCAGAAAAGTCCGAGTGGAAAGAAAGAATACATTCCCGGTCTAGGCGAATTTTCAGACATGACCGCTGCAATGCACTATGTTCCGGGCAGCGCAACTGATGACCTTTTGCTTGAACTTCAGGACTCCGGCGAGACTGTCAAAGTTCGCGTCACGCTCAAGGGCGAAGATGGTCCAGTTGTTTCGACTTATTCAGGCTTCATGCAGGGATATTCCAGAAACATCCCTGTGGGCGATGTGATGGAAGCCGAAGCTACCTTCAGCATTAACGCCTTGGTGGTTGGCCCGTAA
- a CDS encoding phage head closure protein → MHTGLLDKRITILSRQVIDNGLSKKETYAPLKSVWAKVSYISDGERIQAAIAQRQISMRFVIRHSKSLSLNNEYRIRYDGRDLDIENVKISDDRQWMEITCGARK, encoded by the coding sequence ATGCATACGGGACTATTGGATAAGCGGATTACGATCTTGTCGAGGCAAGTGATTGACAATGGATTATCGAAGAAAGAGACGTATGCGCCTTTGAAATCGGTATGGGCAAAGGTCTCTTATATCTCTGATGGGGAGCGTATTCAGGCTGCAATCGCTCAACGGCAAATCTCCATGCGGTTTGTAATTCGGCACTCAAAATCTCTGTCTCTGAATAACGAATATCGCATCCGCTACGATGGTCGAGATCTTGATATTGAGAACGTCAAAATCTCCGATGACCGGCAATGGATGGAAATTACTTGTGGGGCGCGGAAGTAA
- a CDS encoding HK97-gp10 family putative phage morphogenesis protein: protein MAKNKSGMEIDKKSFRELEKNLMSLEKLATQKRLIKTSMKKAMQPVADAAQSAAPVDEGDLRDSIIVTDKLNKTQKRLERKEGKHSFVMYAGAGSPKGHLLEFGTEETSPQPYLRPAWQTEKENVLNILKDEMAARIQKAIKRQDRARAKAAKG from the coding sequence ATGGCGAAGAACAAGTCCGGTATGGAGATCGATAAGAAGTCGTTTCGGGAACTCGAAAAGAACCTCATGTCCCTCGAAAAGTTGGCTACTCAAAAGCGGCTTATCAAGACTTCCATGAAGAAAGCAATGCAGCCGGTAGCTGATGCTGCACAGTCTGCCGCCCCGGTTGATGAAGGGGATCTTCGCGATTCTATTATCGTAACGGATAAACTCAACAAGACGCAGAAGAGGCTTGAGCGAAAAGAGGGCAAGCATTCGTTTGTGATGTATGCCGGGGCAGGTTCCCCCAAGGGGCATTTGCTAGAGTTTGGAACTGAGGAGACTTCCCCTCAACCCTATCTTCGCCCCGCGTGGCAAACTGAAAAAGAGAATGTGCTTAACATCCTGAAAGACGAAATGGCCGCAAGAATTCAAAAGGCCATTAAACGACAAGATCGGGCCAGAGCCAAGGCCGCGAAAGGATAA
- a CDS encoding phage major capsid protein: MTIELKNAIEASNQLIQAIRSEVEGVKSADALFEGKMARMEAELAASLSAKSALEARLNALETAAARPVSGKAAEAADECKSAFRNWLANPESFEAKQAFEQKALATTGLANVIPRTVSDEVIAAARGYSALAGLAKYVVTGTSEFGIMVSGGSAVTRGGETTVRGENTTSLVSKKPIWTDVGSNVAVTKHSAMDLQTDVISFIADQFAEDFAADMADGFINGTGLNDDPQGILTAGIELSGASVTPELIIDLAYKVKTVDRNNGAYLMAGTTAAALSKAKANSQFVLEIKEGVTMINGRPVHVDDYLPEETPVVFGNYKRAFLTAVRAEGVTVQINPYKQSNVIFVEGNLRYGSVVLNGDAYAKLVIA; the protein is encoded by the coding sequence ATGACTATTGAACTTAAAAATGCCATTGAAGCTTCGAACCAGTTGATTCAAGCTATCCGTTCGGAAGTCGAAGGCGTTAAATCTGCCGACGCTCTGTTTGAAGGAAAAATGGCTCGCATGGAAGCCGAACTTGCGGCGTCTCTGTCGGCCAAGTCGGCTCTTGAAGCTCGCCTGAACGCTCTGGAAACCGCCGCCGCGCGTCCTGTGTCGGGTAAAGCTGCCGAAGCTGCCGATGAATGCAAGTCCGCGTTCCGCAACTGGCTTGCTAACCCGGAAAGCTTCGAAGCAAAACAAGCGTTCGAACAGAAGGCTCTTGCCACCACTGGCCTAGCGAACGTCATTCCGCGCACTGTTTCGGATGAAGTTATCGCTGCTGCTCGGGGTTATTCGGCTCTTGCTGGTCTTGCTAAGTATGTCGTTACCGGCACTTCGGAATTTGGCATCATGGTTTCGGGTGGTTCGGCTGTTACTCGCGGTGGGGAAACCACGGTTCGCGGCGAAAACACTACTTCGCTCGTTTCTAAAAAGCCGATCTGGACCGATGTGGGTTCGAACGTCGCCGTTACCAAGCATTCCGCTATGGACCTTCAAACGGACGTGATCTCGTTCATCGCTGATCAGTTTGCGGAAGACTTCGCTGCCGACATGGCCGATGGGTTTATCAACGGCACTGGCCTAAATGACGACCCGCAAGGCATCCTTACCGCTGGCATCGAACTGAGCGGCGCTTCGGTTACGCCGGAACTGATCATCGATCTTGCTTACAAAGTGAAGACGGTTGATCGCAACAACGGCGCTTACCTGATGGCTGGCACGACTGCTGCGGCTCTTTCGAAAGCCAAGGCTAACTCGCAATTCGTTCTCGAAATCAAAGAGGGCGTTACGATGATCAACGGTCGTCCTGTGCATGTTGACGATTACCTCCCGGAAGAGACGCCGGTTGTGTTCGGTAACTACAAGCGCGCCTTCCTGACTGCGGTTCGCGCCGAAGGTGTAACCGTCCAGATCAACCCGTATAAGCAATCGAACGTGATCTTCGTTGAAGGCAATCTTCGTTACGGTTCTGTTGTGCTTAACGGTGACGCTTACGCGAAGCTCGTTATCGCCTAA
- a CDS encoding head-tail connector protein → MARFGGLFLFLNTGKIIRNCAMVDLEKFKFHARIDDDFEDSYIQLLLDAAINYVSKITGVPNDENAPPEYDLAIMILALHWYTNREVLSDRGTNQVPYGLGMLIANLRTNWTI, encoded by the coding sequence ATGGCCCGCTTCGGCGGGCTTTTTCTTTTTCTAAATACCGGAAAGATTATAAGGAATTGCGCAATGGTCGATTTAGAAAAATTCAAGTTTCATGCGCGGATAGACGATGACTTCGAGGACTCGTATATCCAGCTTCTTCTAGATGCCGCTATCAATTACGTCTCTAAAATTACTGGCGTTCCAAATGATGAGAATGCCCCGCCTGAATACGATTTGGCGATTATGATCCTTGCACTCCATTGGTATACAAACAGGGAAGTTTTATCGGATCGTGGAACCAATCAAGTCCCCTATGGCCTTGGAATGCTAATCGCCAATCTCAGAACGAATTGGACAATCTGA
- a CDS encoding HK97 family phage prohead protease encodes MSDMEFKHFKFEIKAEDDGDMTVSGYASIFGNRDRVGDVVVAGAFTKSLASGRRVKMLWQHDPREVIGVWDEMIEDDKGLFIQGRFANTEKGKEIRELAMMGAIDSFSIGYRTLDYEYSNSGDRLLKEVDLFEVSLVTFPANELATITAVKTEFDEERELLSLMLKRIELLTAK; translated from the coding sequence ATGAGCGATATGGAATTCAAACACTTTAAATTCGAAATCAAAGCTGAAGATGATGGGGATATGACCGTATCGGGTTACGCTTCCATCTTCGGCAATCGCGATAGGGTCGGGGATGTTGTCGTTGCGGGGGCTTTCACTAAATCGCTCGCTTCTGGCCGCAGAGTCAAAATGCTTTGGCAGCATGACCCCCGCGAAGTTATTGGCGTTTGGGATGAAATGATTGAAGATGATAAAGGTCTATTCATCCAAGGCCGCTTTGCTAATACCGAAAAAGGAAAGGAGATTCGCGAATTAGCAATGATGGGAGCAATCGATAGCTTCTCTATTGGTTATCGGACCCTTGATTACGAGTATTCGAATAGCGGCGACCGACTGCTTAAAGAAGTTGATCTTTTTGAAGTCTCGCTTGTCACGTTTCCTGCAAACGAACTCGCCACTATCACTGCGGTCAAAACAGAATTCGATGAGGAACGCGAATTGCTTTCGCTAATGCTTAAGCGGATTGAACTGCTTACTGCGAAATAA
- a CDS encoding phage portal protein — MFGFGKRESGSNQPTVISRISEAFGWWGGSSSIAPALSNTTAMQNPAVMCAVRTIAEGVASMPINIIETKEVDGLSKRTIRKDHWASKLINKPNAYQTRFEFVEMMISNAVLGKGALALKTVVGGEVRELLPIPSGIWEMEILTNGSYNFRVRFTDGSSRVFAAKDCLFFRGLSLDGYSSISAIETARKAVGIANALEGQTLQTASNGGRPSGVLSIGDPEDGVALDEDTRAKIIALWKDRFSSNGEGGILISSGYSTDFKPIQQNAVDSQLIESRKYQVEEIARIFRVHPAYLMASGTITPEIQRAHVRNTLMPWVARFEQALAASLLQAEPNLLFDFDEHELLRGDHSALKDFFASVTGVGGSPAIMSVNECRYELGLDPIADEWARTPLKGGYENSAIQKEESSK; from the coding sequence ATGTTCGGATTTGGCAAACGAGAGTCAGGCAGCAATCAGCCGACCGTTATTAGTAGGATCTCTGAGGCGTTCGGCTGGTGGGGCGGATCGTCTTCTATTGCCCCGGCACTAAGCAATACAACTGCGATGCAGAACCCGGCTGTTATGTGCGCAGTCCGAACAATCGCGGAAGGTGTAGCTTCCATGCCTATCAATATTATCGAGACAAAAGAAGTAGACGGGCTGTCAAAGCGAACAATTCGGAAAGATCATTGGGCGTCAAAGCTGATTAATAAGCCAAATGCCTATCAGACCCGATTTGAATTTGTTGAAATGATGATTTCAAATGCCGTGCTCGGAAAAGGCGCATTGGCACTCAAAACCGTTGTCGGTGGAGAAGTCCGCGAACTCTTGCCTATCCCTAGCGGTATTTGGGAAATGGAAATCCTCACTAATGGATCATACAATTTCCGGGTAAGGTTTACCGATGGTTCCAGCCGCGTATTCGCAGCTAAGGATTGTCTATTCTTCCGTGGTTTGTCGCTTGACGGGTATTCGTCTATCTCCGCTATTGAGACCGCCAGAAAGGCTGTCGGTATCGCGAACGCCCTTGAAGGCCAGACTCTTCAGACGGCTTCGAATGGTGGAAGACCTTCAGGTGTCTTGAGCATCGGTGATCCAGAAGACGGCGTTGCTCTGGATGAAGATACCCGTGCCAAAATCATCGCACTTTGGAAGGACCGATTCTCATCGAATGGGGAAGGCGGTATCCTGATTTCATCTGGATATTCGACCGACTTCAAACCGATCCAACAGAACGCGGTTGATAGCCAACTTATCGAAAGCCGCAAGTATCAGGTCGAAGAGATAGCTCGCATCTTCCGGGTGCATCCGGCTTATCTGATGGCGTCCGGGACTATCACTCCCGAGATCCAACGGGCGCATGTCCGCAATACCCTCATGCCTTGGGTAGCTCGTTTTGAACAAGCATTAGCAGCGTCACTGCTCCAAGCCGAACCAAATCTGTTGTTTGATTTTGATGAGCACGAATTACTTCGCGGGGACCATTCTGCCCTAAAAGATTTCTTCGCATCAGTGACGGGCGTTGGTGGAAGTCCTGCAATCATGTCGGTCAACGAATGCCGTTATGAATTGGGCCTTGATCCTATTGCGGATGAATGGGCCAGAACTCCGCTCAAAGGCGGGTATGAAAACTCCGCTATTCAGAAAGAGGAAAGCAGCAAATGA
- a CDS encoding DUF3168 domain-containing protein → MERQLRQLITDASGIEVHWIRAPANTPRPYIRLSLITELGDHTMEGRTPLRQSMIQVDIWAEDMADLLTIKNAVMVLDGYNDQSGDDPIKVILLDKVRSGEDTSNPADIVLRYSIDFRVFHS, encoded by the coding sequence ATGGAAAGACAACTTCGACAACTCATTACAGACGCATCCGGCATCGAAGTCCATTGGATTCGGGCTCCCGCAAATACACCGCGTCCATACATCAGGCTATCCCTTATCACCGAATTAGGGGATCATACGATGGAAGGTAGAACGCCATTGCGGCAATCGATGATTCAAGTTGATATTTGGGCCGAAGATATGGCCGATCTCTTGACTATTAAGAATGCGGTCATGGTTCTGGACGGTTACAACGATCAATCCGGCGATGATCCTATCAAGGTAATTCTTCTGGATAAGGTTAGATCGGGCGAAGACACTTCCAATCCGGCTGATATCGTGCTTCGTTATTCAATCGACTTTCGAGTTTTCCATTCTTAA